From Gemmatimonadaceae bacterium:
GCCGGTGAGCTTGCGCAGCGCCTGACTCATGAGTCGAGCTTGCAGGCCAACGTGCGAGTCGCCCATTTCGCCTTCGATTTCGGCTTTGGGCACGAGCGCCGCAACCGAGTCGATCACGACGACGTCGACCGCTCCGGAACGGACGAGAATTTCGCAGATCTCGAGCGCCTGCTCGCCCGTGTCGGGCTGTGAGACCAAGAGGTTCTCGACGTCCACGCCCAACTTCGAGGCGTAGTCCGTGTCTAACGCATGTTCGGCATCGATGTACGCAGCGACGCCGCCGGCGCGCTGTGCGTTGGCCACCACGTGCAGACACAACGTGGTCTTGCCGCTCGACTCCGGGCCGTAGATCTCCGTGACACGTCCGCGCGGAATGCCGCCCACGCCGATGGCCGCATCGAGATTGATCGCCCCCGTTGGAATCGCTTCCACGCGCACCCGAGCACTGTCCGATCCCATCTTCATGATGGAGCCCTTTCCACAGCTCTTCTCGATCTGCGCGATGGCCAGATTCAACGCTTTCTTCTTCTCATCTTGCAGAGTAGAAACCGCCATTCTCGTGTGTCCCGGTGAGAGATGGTGAGCCTGCTGGTTGATCTGGCCGGCTCTCGAATTTACCCGAAATGCTCGGGGATTCGCATACCGAACAAACTACGAAGGGACGGCCAGGACGTCAAGTTTGTCTACGCAACTGAAAACGCGTTCTGCACATGTCGGATCCGCACCCGCGCGCCGTCGATGAGCACCCCAATGACATCGAATCGATAGCTGTCCGTGGGATTGCCGAACCGGTCGACCCAGACGTGCGCCGATCGGATGAGCTCGCGCCTCTTTCTCCAATCGACTGCCTCCACCGGGTCACCGAACTCGCTGCCCCGCCTCGCCTTCACCTCCACGAACACCACCACGCCGCCTCGTCGCGCCACGAGGTCGAGATCGCGATGCCCATTACGAAACCGTCGCTCGAGGAGTGTCCAGCCCAGTTGCTCGAGCCAACGGGCCGCGTACGCTTCACCGGCGAGTCCCAATGCCTGTGTCGACATGGCGCGAATCTAGGAAGGGCTCGCGCCGAATGCAGGCGCAAAACACCGCGCGCCGGCCCAAAATCACGCCGCCGTTCCCGTCCGCGCTTTGTCCGTCGTGTCCGCCGTGTCCGCCTTACCGGTCCGTGGTTTCCGTTTGTGTCCGCCCCGTGTCCGCCTTACCGGTCCGTTGTCTCCGTTCGTGTCCGCGCCGTGTCCACCCTCTGGACGCCGTTGAGTCCGAGCAGCATCTCCACACTCGCCCCCGCCATCCCCGCCACCGGCACCTGTTCCTTGAGCACCACGCCGTCGCTCTTCCGCACCCACAACTTTTCCTCGCTCCTGCCTAACGTCAGCGACAGGACCCAGGCATCGAACGCCCCGTCCGGCACGGCCAGACGCTGCTCGCCCACCGTCCGCAGCACCACCGGCACCACCCCGCTCTCGTGCTTGTCCACTGCCGTGAGCTTGGCCGACGCCGACCAGTTCGCGCCTAACGACGACGCCGCGATCAACCCCTCGACCAGATAGAGCGTCGGCAGTGCGTCGCGCTCGTTGGCCGTCGCGACCGCCACCCGGCCGCTGTCGTCGTCGAACACCGTCCGCACGCTGTCGCCTGTGAACTCGGAGACCGTCTGCCCCGTCGGCGTGTGCTCGATCCGGTAGAGCGGCCGCAAATCGGCGCGCCCCACGTACACCGACTCCGCGTATTCCGCCGTGTGCATCTGCCGCGCGTCGATCACCAGCCACGCCGCCGTCCCGTGATAGGTGGTGTCGGTGAGGCTCACGGTGCGGAAGCCGATGCGCTGCGGCGTACCCTCGCCCGTCACCAGCGAAATGACGTAGAGCCACTTCATCGGTTTGAGACGGGCCACCGTCGCCGGCGCCGCAAGACGCGCCGGCACGGACTGCGTCGCCGCCGCCGGGCTCGCCGCGGCCGCCGCGAGCGCCGCCATGACCAACACCTTGGATGCCATCACGTGCCTCCCGCTTCGCCCGGCGCAGCGTTAGGCGCGCGGGCCGCAAATGCGATCGAGATCCTCGAGTCCCATCAACACGTCGCGCGGCTTCGATCCGTCCGGCGGCCCGAGAATCCCCGCCTCGTGCAACTGATCAATAATACGCGCCGCCCGGCCGTATCCTACCTTGAGACGCCGCTGCAAGAGCGACGTCGACCCCAATTGATGCTGGATCACCACCTCCGCCGCATCGCGGAAGAGTTTGTCGCGGTCGCCCGGATCGTCGGCGTCGAGCAACGCGAGACCCGACTCCAGCGCTTCCTTCTGCCGCACGATCTCGAGGATGTCCGGCTCGGAGATCTCTTCGGGCGCCAGGCCCTTCTCGGCGAGCGCCGCCCGCTTGGCCGTCTTCCGTTGCTCGTACCACTTCATCAGCCGCTCGGTGTCTTCGCCGGCGATGAATGCTCCCTGCAGGCGCGACGGCTCCGACTTCCCCGGGGGAATGAACAGCATGTCGCCGTTGCCTAACAAGGACTCGGCGCCGACGCCGTCGATGATCGTGCGGCTGTCGACCTGCGACGCCACGCGGAACGCGATGCGGCTCGGAAAATTCGCCTTGATCAACCCCGTGATCACGTTCACGCTCGGCCGCTGCGTGGCCAGAATCAAGTGCAGCCCGATCGCGCGCGCCTTCTGCGCGATGAGCGCCAGCGGCGTCTCGATTTCCGCCTGCACGGTCATCATGAGATCCGCCAGCTCGTCGATCACGAGCACGATGTACGGCAGGATCCCGCCCGTGTACGTCAGATCCTCGAACGCCACATCGGGCGTGCGCGGCCTGGTGAGCTGCGCGCCCGATTGCACCCGGCGGTTGAAGTCCTGGATGTTCCGGCACTGGTTCGCCGCCAACAGCTCGTAGCGCTCCTGCATCTCGTCTTTGGCCCATTTGAGCACCGACGCTGCGTCGCGGTTGTCGGTGATCACCTTGTGGCGGAGATGCGGGAGCATGTTGTACACCGACAGCTCGACCATCTTCGGGTCCACCATCAGGAACCGCAGCGTGCGCGGCGTGTGCCGATAGATGAGCCCGGTGATGATCGTGTTGACGCAGACCGACTTTCCCGAGCCCGTGGCGCCGGCGATGAGCAGGTGCGGCATTTTCGCCAGGTCGGCGATGACCGGTTTGCCCTCCAGGTCCTTGCCTAACGCAATCGGCAGCGCCGCCCGCGCCGTCTGGAATTCGCGCGACTCGAGGAGCTCCCGGAACGCCACGATCTCCGACGTCGGGTTGGGCACTTCGACGCCCACCGCACCGCGGCCCGGAATCGGCGCCACGATGCGGATGCTCGCCGCCCGCATGGCCAGCGCCAGATCGTTGGACAGATTCGCGATCTGGCGGACTTTCACGCCCGGCGCCGGCTCGACTTCGTACTGCGTGACCACGGGCCCCGTCGTGCGCCCGGTGATCTCGGCGTCCACGCGGAAGGTGCCTAACGCTTCCTTGAGCTTGACCGCCATCGCGTCCAGCTCGCGGCGGTTCGTCTCCGCGTTGTGCGGCGGCGGCGGCGTGAGCAGGTCGGCCAGCGGCAGCTCGTCGTCGGCGGCGTCCGGGGTGGCCGATGCATCGATCGCCGCCGCGATTTCCTCGTCGTGCTCGGCCGTGATCTCGGCTTTCGACTTCTTGCGGCGCCGGCCGCGCGGCCCGTCGCCCAGCGCCGTATCGAGCCCCATCGGCTGCGGCGCGAACGGCTCGATCGCCGGCATTTCCTCGGGCGACGGCTCGTTGATGTCGGCCGCCGGCGCCGCGGCCGCGCGCCGCCAGGGCAGGCGCAACACACCCGCCGGCTGGATGCCTAACACAATCCGAACCGGGTTCCACGCCAGCGTGAAAATCGTGAGCGCGCAAAACGCCGCGACCACGAAGAGCCACGCGCCCCACGCAAGCGCTTCGACGAGATAGAACGCGATGAAGCCGCCCCAGAACCCCGCCGAATCGCTCCACCGGTGCCCGAGGTGCAGCGCGAGCGCGATGGCCACGGGCACCAACAGCACGAGGCCCAACACGAACAACAGCCAGTTTCGGTCGGTGTCCGAGCGCATGCGCCCGAAGAGCCGCAGCGCGTGGATCGCCGGCAGCAGCGGCACGAGGAACGCCGCCGGCACGCCGACGAGCCACACCATCCCGGCGCGCGTGCACGCGCCCACGGGCCCCATGAGCGATCGCGTTTGATGACACGCGCCGCCGCCGCCCGAGGTGCTCGACGCGACGGCCAGCGCGATGAACAGCGCCAGCGCCAACAGCGCGACGCCCGCCGCTTCCCGCTGCCGATGCGAGGGCGAAGGCGCGGCCGTCACTGCCTAACGCTCCCGGTCGGGACCGAGCAGCGTGATCTGCCGGTCCTGATAGATCGGAATCACCGGGTGCGCGTTGAGCGCGGCGCACGCCACCAGATCCTCGGCGAACCCGGCCTCGGCGAGCGCCCGCCCGTGCTCCGAATCGGCGAACAACCGGTCCAGCCGGTCGCCGTAGCGGCGGTCGAGCACCGTGCACGCGAACGCGCCGTCGCCTAACTCAGCACCGTCGATCTGCTTGGTCACCATCCGCGTGTACCGCCCGGCGCACGCCGCGTCCTCGAGCGACACCTGGCGGTCGCGTCCCGCGCACACGATGCTGATGTCGGTGCCGCCGCGCGCCGCCGTGCGCAGCAGCGACGTCACCGCCGCCACGTTCACGTACGACGCGATCACCACATCGCGCGCACCCTGCACGGCGAGCAACGTGGCCGTGCCGTTCGTCGTCGTGAACAGCACCGTCTTGCCGTCCACGGCCTCGCGCGTCATCTCCCGCGGCGAGTTGCCAAGATCGAATCCCGGGATCGGCTGCATCTTCCGCTCTCCCGCCGTGCGCACGTCGGCGCGCTCCAACTGCTTGGCGCGCGTCATCACGGCGTCGGCGCTTTCCAGAGGTACCACGTTGCGTGCGCCGTTGGCAAGCGCCGTCGCGATGGTCGTCGACGCCCGCAGCACGTCGATCACCGCAACCACCCGTCCCGTCACCGTCGCGGGCGCCAGCATCGACGGCCCGAACAACACATCGATTCGCATCTCACGGCTCCCGCAACAGCGACGCCTCACGCTCGAGAAACTTGGTGTCCACCTGGCCGGCCTGAAACGCCGCGTTCTGCATCACACGCGCGAGAAACGGAATGGTCGTTGTCACGCCTTCCAGCACGAAACTCTCGAGGGCCACC
This genomic window contains:
- a CDS encoding DNA translocase FtsK, which encodes MTAAPSPSHRQREAAGVALLALALFIALAVASSTSGGGGACHQTRSLMGPVGACTRAGMVWLVGVPAAFLVPLLPAIHALRLFGRMRSDTDRNWLLFVLGLVLLVPVAIALALHLGHRWSDSAGFWGGFIAFYLVEALAWGAWLFVVAAFCALTIFTLAWNPVRIVLGIQPAGVLRLPWRRAAAAPAADINEPSPEEMPAIEPFAPQPMGLDTALGDGPRGRRRKKSKAEITAEHDEEIAAAIDASATPDAADDELPLADLLTPPPPHNAETNRRELDAMAVKLKEALGTFRVDAEITGRTTGPVVTQYEVEPAPGVKVRQIANLSNDLALAMRAASIRIVAPIPGRGAVGVEVPNPTSEIVAFRELLESREFQTARAALPIALGKDLEGKPVIADLAKMPHLLIAGATGSGKSVCVNTIITGLIYRHTPRTLRFLMVDPKMVELSVYNMLPHLRHKVITDNRDAASVLKWAKDEMQERYELLAANQCRNIQDFNRRVQSGAQLTRPRTPDVAFEDLTYTGGILPYIVLVIDELADLMMTVQAEIETPLALIAQKARAIGLHLILATQRPSVNVITGLIKANFPSRIAFRVASQVDSRTIIDGVGAESLLGNGDMLFIPPGKSEPSRLQGAFIAGEDTERLMKWYEQRKTAKRAALAEKGLAPEEISEPDILEIVRQKEALESGLALLDADDPGDRDKLFRDAAEVVIQHQLGSTSLLQRRLKVGYGRAARIIDQLHEAGILGPPDGSKPRDVLMGLEDLDRICGPRA
- a CDS encoding 2-phosphosulfolactate phosphatase produces the protein MRIDVLFGPSMLAPATVTGRVVAVIDVLRASTTIATALANGARNVVPLESADAVMTRAKQLERADVRTAGERKMQPIPGFDLGNSPREMTREAVDGKTVLFTTTNGTATLLAVQGARDVVIASYVNVAAVTSLLRTAARGGTDISIVCAGRDRQVSLEDAACAGRYTRMVTKQIDGAELGDGAFACTVLDRRYGDRLDRLFADSEHGRALAEAGFAEDLVACAALNAHPVIPIYQDRQITLLGPDRER
- a CDS encoding YraN family protein, which codes for MSTQALGLAGEAYAARWLEQLGWTLLERRFRNGHRDLDLVARRGGVVVFVEVKARRGSEFGDPVEAVDWRKRRELIRSAHVWVDRFGNPTDSYRFDVIGVLIDGARVRIRHVQNAFSVA
- a CDS encoding ATPase domain-containing protein, producing MAVSTLQDEKKKALNLAIAQIEKSCGKGSIMKMGSDSARVRVEAIPTGAINLDAAIGVGGIPRGRVTEIYGPESSGKTTLCLHVVANAQRAGGVAAYIDAEHALDTDYASKLGVDVENLLVSQPDTGEQALEICEILVRSGAVDVVVIDSVAALVPKAEIEGEMGDSHVGLQARLMSQALRKLTG